The following proteins are co-located in the Mobula hypostoma chromosome 4, sMobHyp1.1, whole genome shotgun sequence genome:
- the LOC134345823 gene encoding pantothenate kinase 3-like isoform X2, with product MYWLYFRAIFKKGYGRQLSYSCILLVTGSNLETCIYTGSRKSNPIMKAAFPWFGMDIGGTLVKLVYFEPKDITAEEEQEEVENLRSIRKYLTSNVAYGSTGIRDVHLELKDLTICGRKGNLHFIRFPTQNMPAFIQMGNAKHFSSLHTTLCATGGGAYKFEPDLRTIANLQLRKLDELDCLIHGMMYIDAVGFNGCAECYYFQHPTDRERCQKMACALDNPYPLLLVNIGSGVSILAVYSKDNYKRVTGTSLGGGTFLGLCCLLTGCSTFEEALEMASLGESTKVDKLVRDIYGGDYDRFGLPGWAVASSFGNMMSKEKREAVNKEDLARATLVTITNNIGSIARMCALNENINRVVFVGNFLRINTLSMKLLAYALDYWSKGQLKAFFMEHEGYFGAVGALLELVNSV from the exons ATGTACTGGCTATATTTcagagcaatttttaaaaaaggttatGGGAGGCAGCTTTCGTATAGTTGCATATTATTGGTTACTGGAAGTAATCTAGAAACCTGTATTTATACTGGAAGCAGAAAATCAAATCCCATCATGAAAGCTG ccTTTCCTTGGTTTGGCATGGACATTGGTGGAACCTTGGTGAAACTGGTTTACTTTGAGCCAAAAGACATCACTGCTGAGGAAGAGCAAGAGGAAGTAGAAAACTTAAGAAGCATACGAAAATATTTGACATCCAATGTGGCTTATGGATCAACAGGGATTCGTGACGTGCACCTTGAACTCAAAGACTTGACTATTTGTGGACGCAAAGGCAATTTGCATTTCATAAGGTTTCCTACTCAGAACATGCCAGCATTTATTCAGATGGGCAATGCCAAACACTTCTCAAGTTTGCACACAACTCTCTGTGCCACTGGAGGCGGGGCATACAAATTTGAACCAGACCTACGGACA ATTGCTAACCTGCAGCTTCGAAAACTGGATGAACTTGACTGCCTTATCCATGGAATGATGTACATTGATGCAGTAGGCTTCAATGGGTGTGCAGAGTGCTACTACTTTCAACATCCAACTGATCGAGAAAGATGCCAAAAAATGGCATGTGCTTTGGATAATCCGTATCCATTGTTACTGGTGAACATCGGATCAGGAGTCAGTATTCTTGCTGTATACTCGAAGGATAATTACAAGCGGGTAACTGGCACCAG tcttggtggtGGAACCTTTCTCGGTCTTTGCTGCCTCCTGACTGGTTGTTCAACCTTTGAAGAAGCCCTTGAAATGGCATCACTTGGAGAAAGTACAAAGGTAGATAAATTAGTAAGAGATATCTATGGTGGAGACTATGACAGGTTTGGACTTCCAGGCTGGGCTGTGGCATCCAG TTTTGGCAATATGATGAGTAAAGAAAAACGGGAAGCAGTGAACAAAGAAGATTTGGCTAGAGCAACTTTGGTCACCATCACAAACAACATTGGCTCCATAGCCAGGATGTGTGCACTCAATGAG AACATTAACAGAGTGGTGTTTGTTGGTAACTTTCTAAGGATCAATACTTTATCTATGAAGCTATTGGCCTATGCTTTGGATTATTGGTCAAAGGGACAATTGAAGGCATTCTTTATGGAACATGAG GGTTACTTTGGCGCTGTGGGAGCCTTGCTTGAGCTTGTTAACTCCGTTTGA